From Halobacteriovorax sp. HLS, the proteins below share one genomic window:
- the fabF gene encoding beta-ketoacyl-ACP synthase II — MNRVVITGMGAICGLGHSLDEVWGNIIEGKPGISKIENTPIEKLAVQIGGEVKNFEISADILEPKEAPRYDKFIHFALHSGYEAWKDSGLENHNYSPERIGSIMGVGMGGFPEIERSYESFMDKGPRRISPFFIPGIIPNMATGLLSIKLNLQGVNYTIASACASAAHAISAAAFEIMAGRQDVMVTGGAESVLSNLPMGGFISMKALSKSEDPATASRPFDVDRNGFVIGEGAGILVLENYEKAKARGAKIYAEVVGHGTSSDAHHITAPHPEGDGAYRCMKMCVESAGITPDQVGYVNAHGTSTPLGDLGETKAIKKTFGDHSKNMFVSSTKSMIGHLLGAAGGVESIFCAMALYKGILPPTINLDNQDPECDLDYVANKAKEIQVDYALNNSFGFGGTNSSLLLKRYTGN; from the coding sequence ATGAACAGAGTTGTTATTACTGGAATGGGTGCCATATGTGGTCTAGGTCATAGCCTTGACGAGGTTTGGGGAAATATCATTGAAGGTAAGCCCGGAATATCAAAAATTGAAAATACACCTATTGAAAAACTAGCAGTACAAATTGGCGGAGAAGTGAAGAACTTCGAAATTAGTGCTGATATACTAGAGCCTAAAGAGGCTCCTAGATACGATAAATTTATTCACTTTGCATTGCACTCAGGTTACGAAGCTTGGAAAGATTCAGGACTTGAAAACCACAACTATAGCCCAGAGAGAATTGGTTCAATAATGGGAGTTGGTATGGGTGGCTTTCCCGAGATCGAAAGATCTTATGAAAGTTTTATGGACAAAGGACCAAGAAGAATTTCCCCATTCTTTATACCTGGAATTATTCCAAATATGGCCACCGGCCTTTTAAGTATAAAATTAAACTTACAAGGAGTGAATTACACTATTGCCTCTGCTTGTGCTTCAGCAGCTCATGCTATTTCTGCAGCAGCTTTTGAAATAATGGCAGGCAGACAAGATGTTATGGTTACCGGTGGAGCAGAGTCCGTACTATCAAATCTTCCTATGGGTGGATTTATTTCCATGAAAGCATTATCTAAAAGTGAAGATCCTGCAACGGCCTCGAGACCATTTGACGTTGATAGAAATGGTTTTGTGATTGGTGAAGGCGCAGGGATTCTCGTTTTAGAAAACTATGAAAAAGCAAAAGCTCGTGGTGCAAAAATATATGCAGAAGTCGTAGGACATGGAACTTCAAGTGATGCCCATCATATTACTGCCCCTCATCCAGAAGGAGATGGTGCATACAGATGTATGAAGATGTGTGTTGAATCGGCCGGAATTACTCCCGATCAGGTTGGTTATGTTAATGCTCACGGAACTTCAACGCCACTAGGAGACTTAGGAGAGACAAAAGCTATTAAGAAAACTTTTGGAGATCACTCTAAAAATATGTTCGTTTCTTCAACGAAGTCTATGATTGGTCATTTATTAGGTGCAGCTGGAGGTGTTGAAAGTATCTTCTGTGCAATGGCCCTATATAAAGGAATTCTTCCTCCAACGATTAACTTAGATAATCAAGATCCTGAATGTGACCTTGACTACGTTGCTAATAAAGCAAAAGAAATTCAAGTAGATTATGCATTAAATAACTCATTTGGATTTGGTGGGACTAACTCTTCGTTACTCCTTAAAAGATATACTGGAAACTAA